One stretch of Daphnia pulicaria isolate SC F1-1A chromosome 6, SC_F0-13Bv2, whole genome shotgun sequence DNA includes these proteins:
- the LOC124343515 gene encoding aminopeptidase N-like, which produces MMPLNKGLCLLAAVLFIVKGEGKVLPDIRLPKSIVPEHYFIGIVPDIHQNNNAIEGFVHLDFFVQTPTDRIVMHAVNLTLTEDSVLVNLLPSKTMEMMRENDVSKTSSSGLSEKLKMLKVLRPISYDADKEFAIIHLGSKLEENQRYRVSLNYSGMLARNLKGFYGSEYLDKKSETKRWLGVTQFEPTSARLAFPCLDEPAMKATFTISIGRRSNYTSLSNMPLVKTEPMPNKEGWFWDLYEKSVPMSTYLVACLVSEFAFRTARPVIRQVDGNDQSMHNVTEVRIWARSEAIEQADRAVQVTSDMLEFLEQYFQVPFPLPKVDLVGLPDFSSGAMENWGLITYRETTLLVNPKSAAVRDEMNVERVIAHELAHQWFGNLVTMAWWNDLWLNEGFATYVQRLVLDNVSPKYQYGSLQALDFLSVMDADGLESSHAISVDVAHPTQITEIFDAISYTKGAAIIRMMNDFLGEATFREGIKNYLNEKKYQNARQDELWQFLSEQAHRDSVLPLSLDVKTIMDTWTLQMGFPLVTVQRNYTDGNAYIQQKRFLRGVKPAITKENKSSSLTNFVEEKNSRLPNYRWWVPVSFTDSVAQNFSQSNTRPAIWLTPNELSATKFIGKNEDSWVIANILATGYYRVNYDERNWKLLGLQLKTDHQVIHPINRAYLIDDSFALAAAEILPYTTAFSLIEYLPDENHHVPWSSALRALNYIGRMFSYTKDHGRYKDFMRSLVVPVYTRLGTEFRSDDSPLTKLFRISMITQACSQEFRPCIRNAQLLFDEWMDSPDPIHNNKIIPDLRSSTYCTAIKYGGQMEWDFAWGMSFNMTSAQDRDVILSALGCSRDPWILIRYLSFVLDPKSGIRKQDGRRVISAVASNPGGRRIAFQFMLKHFEEMFSYIGNPVRVLQMLSSTTSSLNTQEELVKIQNLMESNAMLLQKAQTSANNIQSVVTANIKWMDNNFENLNQWFTSKGF; this is translated from the exons ATGATGCCACTTAACAAGGGGCTATGCCTACTTGCAGCAGTTTTGTTTATCGTGAAGGGAGAAGGAAAAGTTCTGCCCGATATTCGACTTCCAAAATCAATTGTGCCAGAACATTATTTCATCGGAATAGTCCCTGACATTCATCAAAATAACAATGCCATTGAGGGTTTTGTTCACTtggattttttcgttcaaacaCCTACTGATCGCATAGTCATGCACGCCGTAAATTTGACATTGACCGAGGATAGTGTCTTAGTTAATCTCCTTCCATCTAAAACTATGGAGATGATGCGGGAAAATGATGTCAGTAAAACCAGTTCAAGCGGACTAAgtgaaaagttaaaaatgttgaaagtcCTCCGTCCGATCTCTTATGATGCCGACAAAGAATTTGCTATCATCCACTTAGGATCAAAGTTGGAGGAAAACCAACGATATCGCGTCAGTTTAAACTATTCTGG aATGTTGGCGAGAAATTTGAAAGGCTTTTACGGTTCCGAATATTTGGATAAGAAAAGTGAAACGAAAAG ATGGTTGGGTGTCACGCAATTTGAGCCCACTTCAGCTCGGCTTGCCTTTCCCTGCCTTGACGAACCAGCCATGAAAGCCACTTTCACCATTTCCATCGGACGCAGATCCAACTACACCTCGCTATCTAACATGCCACTCGTCAAAACCGAGCCCAT GCCCAACAAAGAAGGATGGTTCTGGGATTTGTATGAAAAATCCGTGCCCATGTCGACTTACCTCGTTGCGTGCTTGGTATCAGAATTCGCTTTTCGTACGGCGAGGCCAGTCATTCGTCAGGTTGATGGTAATGATCAATCTATGCATAATGTAACGGAAGTACGCATATGGGCACGATCCGAGGCGATAGAACAGGCTGATAGGGCTGTACAAGTGACATCGGACATGCTTGAATTTTTGGAACAATATTTTCAAGTTCCGTTCCCACTTCCGAAAGTGGATCTCGTGGGATTGCCAGATTTTTCTTCCGGGGCTATGGAAAACTGGGGCCTCATCACCTACAG gGAAACTACTCTTCTAGTGAATCCAAAATCAGCAGCCGTCCGCGATGAAATGAACGTCGAACGTGTTATCGCTCACGAATTAGCTCACCAATG GTTTGGAAACCTTGTTACAATGGCTTGGTGGAACGATTTATG GCTTAACGAGGGTTTCGCCACTTACGTTCAGCGCTTGGTACTCGATAAC GTTTCGCCAAAGTACCAATACGGTAGCTTGCAGGCTTTGGATTTCCTCTCTGTGATGGATGCGGACGGACTGGAATCTTCTCATGCTATTTCAGTAGACGTTGCC CACCCAACGCAAATTACTGAAATCTTTGATGCCATTTCTTACACTAAAG GTGCTGCGATTATCCGGATGATGAATGACTTTCTTGGGGAGGCAACGTTTCGCGAAGGAATAAAGAACTACCTCAACGAAAA AAAATATCAAAACGCTCGGCAAGACGAACTTTGGCAATTCTTAAGTGAACAAGCACATCGGGACTCTGTTCTTCCGCTCAGTCTTGACGTTAAGACTATTATGGATACATGGACGTTACAAATGGGTTTCCCGCTTGTAACCGTCCAGCGAAATTACACGGATGGTAACGCTTACATTCAACAA AAACGTTTTCTTCGTGGAGTTAAGCCAGCTAttacgaaagaaaataaatcatcGTCTTTAACCAATTTcgtcgaagaaaaaaattctcgtCTACCCAACTATCGGTGGTGGGTACCAGTTTCCTTTACGGATTCAGTCGCTCAGAACTTCAGCCAAAGTAACACTCGGCCAGCTATTTGGCTAACCCCAAATGAACTCTCTGCAACCAAGTTCATTGGCAAAAATGAAGATTCTTGGGTTATAGCCAACATTCTTGCCACCGGTTACTATCGAGTTAATTATGACGAGAGAAACTGGAAACTACTTGGCCTTCAGCTAAAAACTGATCACCAAGTTATCCATCCCATTAATCGAGCTTATCTCATCGATGATTCATTTGCTTTGGCTGCTGCCGAAATTTTACCTTACACCACGGCTTTTAGCCTCATTGAATATCTTCCCGATGAAAATCACCATGTTCCTTGGTCTAGCGCGCTGAGGGCTTTAAATTATATCGGTCGGATGTTTTCTTACACGAAAGATCATGGAAGATATAAG GACTTTATGCGCTCACTAGTGGTCCCGGTATACACCCGCTTAGGAACCGAATTTCGGTCGGACGACAGTCCGCTCACCAAACTGTTTCGCATTTCTATGATTACGCAAGCTTGTAGTCAAGAATTTAGGCCATGCATTAGAAATGCTCAACTTCTTTTTGATGAGTGGATGGATAGCCCAGATCCCATACATAACAACAA AATTATCCCTGACCTTCGCTCTTCCACCTACTGTACGGCCATCAAGTACGGTGGCCAGATGGAATGGGATTTTGCTTGGGGAATGAGTTTCAATATGACCTCTGCCCAGGATCGTGACGTGATATTGTCGGCTCTGGGTTGCAGTCGCGACCCTTGGATTCTTATTCGTTATTTGTCTTTTGTACTCGATCCAAAATCTGGAATTCGTAAGCAAGACGGACGACGTGTGATCAGCGCAGTGGCAAGTAATCCTGGTGGACGAAGAATTGCCTTCCAGTTCATgttaaaacatttcgaagaaATGTTTTCATA tattGGGAATCCAGTCCGTGTCCTCCAGATGCTTAGTAGTACAACTAGCAGTCTTAACACACAGGAAGAGCTCGTCAAG ATACAAAATTTGATGGAGTCCAATGCCATGTTGCTCCAGAAGGCACAGACGTCTGCCAACAACATCCAATCCGTCGTAACCGCCAATATTAAGTGGATGGATAATAACTTTGAAAACTTGAATCAATGGTTTACAAGTAAAGGCttctga